The Actinopolyspora erythraea genome has a segment encoding these proteins:
- a CDS encoding WhiB family transcriptional regulator: MTRMTSISSSTSGWEQHAACAGTPIELWYGPDERPESGHEAYWRRRHAKNICARCPVRTECLADELIQSRADQHGIRGGMTPREREQLLATWRRDGLIPADQPPRDPVLVRTLIA; this comes from the coding sequence ATGACTCGTATGACCAGCATTTCCTCCTCGACATCGGGATGGGAACAGCACGCCGCGTGCGCGGGAACTCCGATCGAACTGTGGTACGGCCCCGATGAACGCCCTGAATCCGGCCATGAGGCCTACTGGCGACGTCGGCACGCGAAAAACATCTGCGCCCGATGTCCGGTGCGCACCGAATGCCTGGCTGACGAACTCATCCAGTCCCGCGCCGACCAGCACGGCATCCGCGGCGGCATGACACCCCGCGAACGCGAACAATTGCTCGCCACGTGGCGACGGGACGGGCTCATACCCGCTGACCAACCCCCTAGAGATCCTGTACTCGTTCGAACCCTAATCGCTTAG
- a CDS encoding GGDEF domain-containing protein has product MGTATVAAAAGWAATAYRLRIRTRQLARAHRDPVTGLLTRTGFEAAAARTLTKANAVGLLDPDGFKPINDTHGHHTGDRVLRTVARRLDAELGTAAVTGRLGGDELAFVAHLSELDQLDRLLSALTAPITLPDLGRPLHVGVSLGITTVTTPAPDLNEALEGADLAMYEAKTHRVGWRVHSPQTVAEFRETILCPPQREGEPAGLMSTGTARR; this is encoded by the coding sequence TTGGGCACGGCGACCGTGGCCGCGGCCGCTGGATGGGCCGCTACCGCCTACCGCCTACGAATACGCACCCGCCAGCTCGCACGTGCTCACCGCGACCCGGTCACCGGTCTGCTGACGCGGACAGGATTCGAAGCAGCCGCCGCCAGAACACTGACCAAGGCCAATGCTGTCGGACTGCTCGACCCCGACGGCTTCAAACCCATCAACGACACCCACGGCCACCACACCGGCGACCGTGTGCTGCGCACCGTCGCCAGGCGTTTGGACGCCGAACTCGGCACAGCAGCGGTTACCGGACGGCTCGGCGGGGACGAGCTGGCCTTCGTCGCCCACCTGTCCGAGCTCGATCAGCTGGATCGACTGCTGAGCGCGCTGACCGCGCCGATCACGCTGCCCGACCTCGGCAGGCCGCTGCACGTCGGTGTCTCACTGGGCATCACCACGGTGACCACTCCAGCCCCGGACCTGAACGAGGCTCTGGAGGGTGCCGATCTCGCCATGTACGAGGCGAAAACCCACCGCGTCGGATGGCGTGTGCATTCCCCACAGACGGTGGCCGAGTTCAGGGAGACCATTCTGTGCCCGCCGCAGCGTGAAGGTGAGCCCGCCGGTCTCATGTCCACCGGTACGGCACGGCGATGA